The following coding sequences lie in one Bacteroides helcogenes P 36-108 genomic window:
- a CDS encoding DUF1735 and LamG domain-containing protein, giving the protein MEKTFKYLLTGALAFFIASCTSVDVDDVNAQTDLPNAIYLDGVQSSPMKKIVVDANGGEATFLPRAANLLTSDVTVDITVDSASLALYNKEYGTSYRVLPTEYYDIEKMAVTIKSGTISAEPVNLVLKKNALTVNPSFKYAIPVKINTTSPLSILDSNSYEIFALDRVLETSAMHQDGFYMRCDLVPLPHNKNPMVLKEWTLHYGMKIESWFANQQPVMGSFYSRITANGKLQYKPGGSDDPKGFSKQPIQPGKWYHVTYTYKNQHVKAYINGVLEFEFDVPTQNEEYYKIQASFGNFRGHFRDIRLYKKALTEFQITENLYVEDPANPDLIVYAPLTKESALKDVTGHGYDFKAYKTGGEESYPLEKIQWEYPLYFPEK; this is encoded by the coding sequence ATGGAAAAGACATTCAAATATTTGTTGACGGGTGCGCTTGCTTTTTTTATAGCAAGCTGCACTAGCGTAGATGTGGATGATGTAAATGCCCAAACCGATCTGCCGAATGCTATTTATCTTGATGGGGTTCAATCTTCTCCGATGAAAAAAATCGTTGTAGATGCAAATGGTGGTGAAGCCACTTTCTTACCTCGTGCAGCCAATCTGCTGACTTCTGATGTCACTGTTGACATTACGGTTGATTCGGCTTCATTGGCTCTTTACAACAAAGAGTACGGCACTTCTTATAGAGTGCTTCCTACTGAGTATTATGACATTGAAAAAATGGCAGTGACTATTAAATCGGGAACTATAAGTGCGGAGCCTGTCAACCTTGTGCTTAAAAAGAATGCATTGACAGTAAATCCTTCTTTTAAATATGCCATTCCTGTCAAAATCAATACAACTTCGCCTTTATCTATATTAGATTCTAATTCTTATGAGATTTTTGCACTTGATCGCGTGCTGGAAACTTCTGCTATGCATCAAGATGGTTTCTATATGCGCTGTGATCTTGTACCACTTCCTCATAATAAGAATCCTATGGTATTGAAAGAATGGACGCTGCATTATGGTATGAAAATTGAATCTTGGTTTGCAAATCAGCAGCCTGTGATGGGGTCGTTCTATTCGCGTATTACAGCCAATGGTAAATTGCAATACAAACCCGGAGGCTCGGATGATCCAAAAGGATTCTCAAAACAGCCTATCCAGCCGGGTAAGTGGTATCATGTAACTTATACATATAAAAATCAGCATGTGAAGGCGTATATTAATGGAGTGCTTGAGTTTGAATTTGATGTCCCTACACAAAATGAAGAATATTATAAGATACAGGCCAGCTTTGGAAACTTTAGAGGACACTTCCGTGATATCCGTTTGTATAAAAAAGCATTGACGGAATTTCAAATCACCGAGAACTTGTATGTAGAAGATCCTGCCAATCCGGATTTGATTGTTTATGCCCCGTTAACAAAAGAATCGGCGTTGAAAGATGTGACAGGACACGGGTATGATTTTAAGGCTTATAAGACAGGTGGAGAAGAATCATATCCTTTAGAAAAAATCCAATGGGAATATCCGCTTTATTTCCCTGAAAAGTAA
- a CDS encoding glycoside hydrolase family 18 → MKQKNILILFLFGVLACFQTSCSDWTEVEHENIDKLLAGADSAMADAHNKYLENLRAYKKSDHAITFGWFAAWTANGSGSTFLSQLPDSTDLVALWGENLWAHPTQEMLADLKNVQEKKGTKVVIACLLFDIGKGITPPIPADYGEKNPDIPADKHWETWSKGYWGWIDGDEEAITKSVEKYANALCDTIFKFGYDGFDLDAEPSYPQPFQTKKELWTKRSRIYTFLETMAKRIGPKAETEEGRKKLLVVDGEPEWFPAEYGPYMNYFIHQAYRSSSFAVLDGRLQRLVKHFASVHTEEEVANKFIVTEEFEQFGTTGGVNFSLPNGKVVPSYIGMAEWKPMGGKYRKGGIGSYHMQRDFAANPVYKYLRQGIQIMNPATY, encoded by the coding sequence ATGAAACAGAAAAATATATTGATTTTATTTTTGTTCGGCGTATTGGCATGCTTTCAAACTTCATGTTCGGATTGGACTGAAGTAGAGCATGAGAACATAGATAAGTTGTTGGCAGGCGCTGATAGTGCTATGGCAGATGCCCATAATAAGTATCTTGAGAACCTGCGTGCTTATAAAAAGTCTGATCATGCTATTACTTTCGGATGGTTTGCAGCATGGACAGCAAACGGATCAGGTTCTACTTTCCTTTCCCAACTGCCCGACAGTACTGATTTGGTAGCTTTATGGGGAGAAAACCTTTGGGCGCATCCAACGCAGGAAATGCTAGCCGATTTAAAAAATGTACAAGAGAAGAAAGGGACTAAAGTAGTGATTGCTTGCTTGTTGTTTGATATAGGAAAAGGCATTACTCCGCCGATTCCTGCGGATTATGGTGAGAAAAACCCTGATATACCTGCTGATAAACATTGGGAAACGTGGTCAAAGGGTTACTGGGGCTGGATTGATGGTGATGAAGAGGCTATCACTAAGTCTGTGGAGAAATATGCTAATGCCCTTTGTGATACTATTTTTAAATTTGGATATGATGGATTCGACCTTGATGCCGAACCCAGCTATCCGCAGCCATTCCAAACCAAAAAAGAATTGTGGACAAAGCGTTCACGTATTTACACATTTTTGGAGACGATGGCTAAACGCATCGGCCCTAAAGCTGAAACAGAAGAAGGACGTAAGAAATTGTTGGTCGTAGATGGTGAGCCGGAATGGTTTCCTGCTGAATATGGACCTTATATGAACTATTTTATACATCAGGCATATAGAAGTTCTTCTTTTGCTGTTCTCGATGGCCGATTGCAGAGATTAGTCAAGCATTTTGCTTCTGTGCATACCGAAGAAGAAGTGGCAAATAAATTTATAGTGACTGAAGAGTTTGAGCAGTTTGGAACTACCGGCGGTGTCAATTTCAGTTTACCTAATGGAAAAGTTGTGCCTTCTTATATAGGCATGGCTGAATGGAAGCCCATGGGCGGTAAATATCGTAAAGGAGGTATAGGCTCTTATCACATGCAAAGAGATTTTGCCGCAAATCCAGTGTATAAATACTTAAGGCAAGGTATTCAAATTATGAACCCTGCCACTTATTAA
- the purU gene encoding formyltetrahydrofolate deformylase yields MMKTAKLLLHCPDKPGILAEVTDFITVNKGNIIYLDQYVDHVENIFFMRIEWELTYFLVPQEKIEDYFATLYAQKYEMVFRLYFSDVKPRMAIFVSKMSHCLFDLLARYTAGEWNVEIPLIISNHPDLQHVAERFGIPFYLFPITKEAKVGQEERELELLAKHKVNFIVLARYMQVISEQMIDAYPNRIINIHHSFLPAFVGAKPYHAAFERGVKIIGATSHYVTTELDAGPIIEQDVVRITHKDTVTDLVNKGKDLEKIVLSRAVQKHIERKVLAYKNKTVIFN; encoded by the coding sequence ATGATGAAAACAGCCAAGCTGTTGCTTCACTGCCCCGATAAGCCGGGGATTTTGGCAGAAGTAACGGACTTTATAACGGTGAATAAAGGCAATATTATCTATCTGGATCAATATGTGGATCATGTGGAGAATATTTTTTTTATGCGTATTGAGTGGGAGTTGACATATTTTTTAGTGCCTCAAGAAAAAATAGAGGATTATTTTGCTACTCTATATGCGCAAAAGTATGAAATGGTTTTCCGTCTGTACTTCTCGGATGTAAAGCCTCGTATGGCTATCTTTGTTTCAAAGATGTCGCATTGCCTGTTTGATTTGCTGGCGCGTTATACTGCGGGAGAATGGAATGTGGAGATACCTCTTATTATCAGTAACCATCCCGATTTGCAACATGTGGCTGAACGCTTTGGCATTCCTTTTTATCTTTTTCCGATTACAAAGGAGGCAAAGGTGGGACAAGAAGAAAGGGAATTGGAGTTATTGGCCAAGCATAAAGTGAATTTTATTGTGTTGGCGCGTTATATGCAAGTCATTTCCGAGCAGATGATTGATGCTTATCCTAACCGTATTATCAATATTCACCATTCTTTTCTTCCGGCATTTGTAGGTGCAAAGCCTTATCATGCAGCGTTTGAACGTGGAGTGAAGATTATTGGTGCTACCAGCCATTATGTCACTACCGAACTGGATGCCGGTCCCATTATAGAGCAGGATGTAGTCCGTATCACCCATAAGGATACGGTGACTGATCTAGTGAATAAGGGTAAGGATCTGGAAAAAATTGTTCTTTCTCGTGCAGTTCAAAAGCATATTGAACGTAAGGTGCTGGCTTATAAGAATAAGACGGTAATTT
- a CDS encoding discoidin domain-containing protein, which translates to MNRKTLLYILPAVGAMFVISCSQDLDYTGEYDIKNYYNGSDPRDNLLSFDKNTQTVTLPFIGNVCLEEKAEISMAVRATREVSHDEKIFFEVADRNDKLLEAYKEMDFVATDKVSFEESSLILAAGKSMNTSKLLINTDGLKHDAILPVKIRQNEASQVRVSSNRSLQIVKMEGQQIVSPNRQIFELSAAITKEGVKMEGEGKIEVSALSSLLFSGYQVKIVRDDEIVKDYSDRLKGYEIAPDNMFPKFEAHSFDNLEKVDLSFQIQNVGQFKTGKKVVLPLKIVLVDKTGKQIELLKNKGDVLVQIEYYESNVMPVWNGEELGLPLPKSGWSVSTIPNSYSTSLLLDGVEQGSAWYAYIPNGKKMNIVVDMKKNHLIQGFKLCNMPTSYADPSPSSYRFFISKDGKEWTSISGIIKAKTDKGSYLFKILNEYGVRYVMFELTSSGSYVGLTEITVYGK; encoded by the coding sequence ATGAATAGAAAAACATTATTATATATCCTTCCTGCTGTTGGTGCTATGTTTGTTATATCATGTAGCCAGGATTTGGACTACACAGGTGAGTATGATATCAAAAATTATTATAATGGTTCTGATCCGCGTGATAATCTTCTTTCGTTTGATAAGAATACGCAGACTGTTACACTTCCTTTTATCGGGAATGTTTGTCTGGAAGAGAAGGCGGAGATTTCAATGGCCGTACGTGCAACTCGTGAAGTGTCTCATGATGAAAAAATATTTTTTGAAGTGGCGGATAGAAATGATAAACTCTTAGAAGCCTATAAAGAAATGGACTTCGTTGCCACGGATAAAGTGTCGTTCGAAGAATCTTCTTTGATTTTGGCTGCCGGAAAGAGTATGAATACTTCCAAATTGCTCATTAATACGGATGGGTTGAAACATGATGCTATTTTACCTGTCAAAATCAGACAAAACGAAGCTTCTCAAGTTCGTGTAAGTAGTAACAGGTCTTTGCAGATAGTGAAAATGGAAGGTCAGCAAATTGTTAGCCCCAATCGACAGATATTCGAGCTTAGTGCTGCCATAACCAAAGAGGGGGTGAAGATGGAAGGAGAAGGGAAAATTGAAGTTTCTGCTTTGTCTTCACTTCTTTTTAGTGGTTATCAAGTGAAGATCGTGCGTGATGACGAGATAGTGAAAGACTATTCCGATCGTTTGAAAGGCTATGAAATAGCTCCGGACAATATGTTCCCTAAATTTGAGGCACATTCTTTCGATAATCTTGAAAAGGTTGACTTATCATTTCAAATACAAAATGTCGGTCAGTTTAAAACTGGTAAAAAAGTGGTACTCCCTTTAAAGATTGTTCTTGTCGATAAAACTGGAAAGCAAATAGAATTGTTGAAAAATAAAGGCGATGTACTTGTACAAATAGAGTATTATGAATCCAATGTAATGCCGGTGTGGAATGGAGAGGAGTTGGGGCTTCCTTTGCCTAAGTCGGGATGGAGCGTCAGTACAATACCTAATTCATATAGCACTTCACTTTTGTTGGATGGTGTGGAGCAAGGAAGTGCTTGGTATGCTTATATTCCGAACGGCAAAAAAATGAATATTGTGGTTGACATGAAAAAGAACCACTTGATTCAAGGTTTTAAGCTCTGCAATATGCCGACATCATATGCGGATCCTTCACCTTCCTCGTATCGTTTTTTCATCAGTAAGGACGGAAAGGAATGGACTTCTATATCAGGTATTATCAAGGCAAAGACAGACAAGGGCTCTTATTTATTTAAAATTTTAAATGAATATGGTGTTCGTTATGTGATGTTCGAACTTACTTCTTCTGGTAGTTACGTGGGACTTACCGAAATAACTGTCTATGGTAAATAG
- a CDS encoding SusD/RagB family nutrient-binding outer membrane lipoprotein — protein MKKIFIKYIILLSAGMVGFTACQTDFEKINTDFRHPKEEHLRLDGLKVGGFLTSFQQNIFPVGTTGTDYVNDYQIPYTLAGACWIGYMSPAQNKWVGRGFPSYALKGWSDYTFNIMYKKAFGNYMELKQRTEGDLSAYAMINIIKIATVHKATDTFGPIPYSQQSGEGSIQAIYDSQESVYRSMLKELDEAVDALYRQSHDILPNYDMIYGGNYMKWGRLANSLMLRLAMRVVYAAPDLARQYAEKAIKNPFGVIESTEDIAQLSRGAGITLNNPLVIINGSYNDVRMGAEIYSYMKGYNDPRIETYFLKGKQGDVQDFYPVFKSLDKVDSYLDRNMFSVLKVENETPIYILKASEVAFLRAEGVLRGWEMGGRTAEQYYKDGISLSFKENGVADSKLNTYMNGEGKPVKFIDNANTANNLEPVSTITVKWEGSDFENSLERIITQKYIALYPDGQEAWSEYRRTGYPRIFEAKFVRTDCDVDGRIGPTRVPYSNKEYTDNLENIQKAVEMLGGTDNGATRLWWDKKSKK, from the coding sequence ATGAAAAAAATATTTATCAAATATATCATATTGTTGTCGGCAGGAATGGTAGGTTTCACTGCTTGCCAAACGGATTTTGAGAAAATCAACACAGATTTCCGCCATCCGAAAGAAGAACACTTGCGATTAGATGGATTGAAAGTGGGAGGCTTTTTAACCAGTTTCCAGCAGAATATCTTTCCTGTGGGTACAACAGGAACAGATTACGTGAATGATTACCAAATTCCCTATACGCTGGCAGGTGCTTGTTGGATAGGTTATATGTCACCTGCACAAAATAAGTGGGTAGGCAGAGGTTTTCCTTCATATGCACTGAAAGGATGGAGTGATTATACATTTAACATTATGTATAAGAAAGCTTTCGGAAATTATATGGAGTTGAAACAAAGAACCGAAGGTGATCTGTCCGCATATGCAATGATCAATATCATTAAGATAGCCACTGTGCATAAGGCTACCGATACTTTTGGTCCCATTCCCTATTCACAGCAGTCTGGTGAAGGTTCGATACAAGCGATATACGATTCACAAGAAAGTGTATATCGTTCCATGCTCAAAGAACTGGATGAGGCGGTTGATGCTCTCTACAGACAGAGCCATGATATTTTGCCCAATTATGACATGATTTATGGTGGTAATTATATGAAATGGGGTAGATTAGCTAATTCTTTAATGTTACGCCTTGCCATGCGGGTAGTATATGCTGCTCCGGATTTGGCCAGACAGTATGCCGAAAAGGCTATCAAAAATCCTTTTGGTGTAATTGAAAGTACTGAGGATATTGCACAGTTGAGTCGTGGTGCGGGTATTACTCTGAACAATCCTTTGGTCATTATCAATGGTTCCTATAATGATGTGCGTATGGGTGCGGAAATTTATTCATACATGAAAGGATACAATGATCCGCGCATTGAAACTTATTTTCTCAAAGGAAAACAAGGAGATGTACAGGATTTCTATCCTGTTTTCAAGAGCCTTGACAAAGTTGATTCTTATTTGGATAGAAATATGTTTTCAGTGTTGAAAGTAGAGAATGAAACTCCCATCTATATCTTAAAAGCTTCTGAAGTGGCTTTCTTGCGTGCGGAAGGAGTTTTGCGTGGATGGGAAATGGGAGGAAGGACAGCAGAACAATACTATAAAGATGGCATATCATTGTCATTCAAAGAAAACGGTGTAGCAGACAGTAAGTTGAATACATATATGAATGGAGAAGGAAAGCCTGTAAAGTTTATAGACAATGCCAACACTGCTAACAACCTTGAACCAGTGAGTACCATTACAGTGAAATGGGAAGGAAGTGATTTTGAGAATTCGCTGGAAAGAATCATTACACAGAAGTACATCGCCCTTTATCCGGACGGGCAGGAAGCATGGAGCGAATACCGCCGTACCGGTTATCCTCGTATTTTCGAGGCTAAGTTTGTAAGAACAGACTGTGATGTAGATGGCAGGATAGGACCGACCCGAGTACCATATTCTAATAAAGAGTACACTGATAATCTTGAAAATATCCAAAAAGCAGTAGAAATGTTGGGTGGTACTGATAATGGTGCTACACGTTTATGGTGGGATAAGAAATCCAAGAAATAA